One stretch of Janibacter limosus DNA includes these proteins:
- a CDS encoding ABC transporter ATP-binding protein, producing the protein MSWTPAPTVLFEDVTITYDGSDAPALTHVDLSIEEGELALVVGRTGSGKSTLLGAINGLVPHFTGGHLEGRVLVAGRDIATHRPRDLADVVGVVGQDPLAGFVTETVEAELAYGMEQLGLPPETMRRRVEEVLDVMDIADLRDAPLRDLSGGQQQRVAIGAVLTQHPQVIVLDEPTSALDPTAAEDVLAAISRLVHDLSTTVIVAEHRIERVIHHADSVIHVVDGRVEHGPPAQMMITSSVAPPVVELGRWAGWTPLPLSVRDARRAAGPLRREIGEIPSPATPPEQPGGLEAKGVTVRHGRLVAVDGVDLTLRPGTITALMGRNGAGKSSLLWALQGSGRRAAGTVSVDGADPAELAPAVRRTVVGLVPQTPGDLLYLETVGGECERADLDAEVAAGTCAALLEEIAPGIPADRHPRDLSEGQRLALVLAIQLTADPPVLLLDEPTRGLDYTAKSALTRALRSVVARGRTVLLSTHDVEFVAEAADRVVVMADGEVISDGPTADVVTSSPAFAPQVAKVLAPAPLLTVAAVRAALTRPTA; encoded by the coding sequence GTGAGCTGGACGCCCGCACCCACCGTCCTCTTCGAGGACGTCACCATCACCTACGACGGCAGCGACGCCCCCGCGCTCACCCATGTCGACCTGAGCATCGAGGAGGGCGAGCTGGCCCTCGTCGTCGGGCGCACCGGCTCGGGCAAGTCCACCCTGCTGGGGGCGATCAACGGCCTGGTCCCCCACTTCACCGGCGGCCACCTCGAGGGGCGGGTCCTCGTGGCCGGCCGTGACATCGCCACCCATCGTCCGCGCGACCTGGCCGATGTCGTCGGCGTCGTCGGGCAGGACCCGCTCGCGGGCTTCGTCACCGAGACCGTCGAGGCCGAGCTGGCGTACGGCATGGAGCAGCTGGGGCTGCCCCCGGAGACCATGCGCCGTCGGGTCGAGGAGGTCCTCGACGTCATGGACATCGCCGACCTGCGTGATGCCCCGCTGCGTGACCTGTCCGGAGGGCAGCAGCAGCGGGTGGCGATCGGCGCCGTGCTCACCCAGCACCCCCAGGTCATCGTGCTGGACGAGCCCACCTCGGCGCTCGACCCGACGGCGGCCGAGGACGTCCTCGCCGCGATCTCCCGCCTCGTGCACGACCTGTCGACGACCGTCATCGTCGCCGAGCACCGCATCGAGCGGGTCATCCACCACGCCGACTCCGTCATCCACGTCGTCGACGGCCGGGTGGAGCACGGTCCGCCCGCACAGATGATGATCACCTCGAGCGTCGCCCCACCCGTCGTCGAGCTCGGCCGGTGGGCCGGGTGGACCCCGCTGCCGCTCTCGGTGCGCGATGCACGACGTGCGGCGGGCCCCCTTCGCCGGGAGATCGGTGAGATCCCCTCTCCCGCAACGCCGCCGGAGCAGCCCGGGGGACTCGAGGCGAAGGGCGTGACCGTCCGCCACGGTCGTCTGGTCGCCGTCGACGGCGTGGACCTCACGCTGCGACCGGGCACCATCACCGCCCTCATGGGACGCAACGGCGCCGGCAAGTCCTCGCTGCTCTGGGCGCTCCAGGGATCGGGCCGGCGGGCCGCGGGCACCGTGTCGGTCGACGGCGCCGACCCCGCCGAGCTGGCGCCGGCGGTACGACGCACCGTCGTCGGGCTGGTGCCGCAGACGCCGGGCGACCTGCTCTACCTCGAGACGGTCGGCGGCGAGTGCGAGCGTGCGGACCTCGATGCCGAGGTCGCGGCCGGGACGTGCGCGGCGCTGCTCGAGGAGATCGCGCCGGGCATCCCAGCCGATCGCCACCCCCGCGACCTGTCCGAGGGGCAGCGGCTCGCCCTCGTGCTGGCCATCCAGCTGACCGCCGACCCGCCGGTGCTCCTCCTCGACGAGCCGACCCGCGGGCTGGACTACACCGCCAAGTCCGCGCTCACCCGAGCCCTGCGCTCGGTCGTGGCGCGGGGTCGGACGGTCCTGCTCTCCACCCATGACGTCGAGTTCGTCGCGGAGGCGGCCGACCGGGTGGTCGTCATGGCCGACGGTGAGGTCATCTCCGACGGACCGACGGCCGACGTCGTCACCTCCTCCCCCGCCTTCGCGCCGCAGGTCGCCAAGGTCCTGGCACCCGCTCCGCTGCTCACGGTCGCCGCCGTGCGAGCCGCGCTCACGAGGCCGACGGCATGA
- a CDS encoding energy-coupling factor transporter transmembrane component T: MLSSTPRAVHPGAWWLWAIGLAVAVSQTTNPLVLLLAAAAVTFVVMARRSDSPWARAFTLYAVLGGFIIALRLVLHVLVGLKWGEIVLLPLPEIDLPSWAAGINLLGDLRLEGLLAALFEGMRLAAMILCVGAANALADPKRLLAALPGALQEIGTAIVVAISVAPQLAESARRVHRARLLRGDGARGLRALTRVAMPVLEDTLERSMALAASMDSRGYGRRGETSAARHHTTGALTLGGLLGMAVGSYGVLDTTSPEWVGLPMLLLGVLLGALGLASGSGAVTRTTYRPSPWRSPETVTAVCGVFAAAAAFASAHWEPSALTMPLTPLGPPPLPWLLTLGLLVATLPALLTPAPPVARERDCVQRPTATTEGSHP, translated from the coding sequence GTGCTCTCGTCGACGCCGCGGGCCGTGCACCCCGGAGCCTGGTGGCTCTGGGCCATCGGACTCGCGGTGGCGGTCTCGCAGACGACCAACCCGCTCGTGCTGCTGCTCGCGGCGGCCGCGGTGACCTTCGTCGTCATGGCCAGGCGGTCGGACTCGCCGTGGGCGCGGGCCTTCACGCTCTACGCGGTGCTCGGTGGATTCATCATCGCGCTGCGGCTCGTCCTGCACGTGCTCGTCGGGCTCAAGTGGGGCGAGATCGTCCTGCTGCCGCTGCCCGAGATCGACCTGCCGAGCTGGGCCGCCGGGATCAACCTGCTCGGCGACCTGCGGCTCGAGGGCCTGCTGGCCGCGCTCTTCGAGGGGATGCGCCTCGCGGCGATGATCCTGTGCGTCGGGGCGGCCAACGCGCTGGCCGACCCCAAGCGCTTGCTGGCCGCCCTCCCGGGTGCGCTGCAGGAGATCGGGACCGCGATCGTCGTCGCCATCAGCGTCGCCCCACAGCTGGCCGAGTCCGCCCGTCGGGTGCACCGGGCACGCCTGCTGCGCGGCGACGGCGCCCGCGGGCTGCGCGCCCTCACGCGGGTCGCCATGCCGGTCCTCGAGGACACCCTCGAGCGGTCGATGGCGCTGGCCGCCTCGATGGACTCCCGTGGCTACGGCCGACGGGGCGAGACCTCTGCCGCACGGCACCACACCACCGGAGCGCTGACCCTCGGGGGCCTGCTCGGCATGGCCGTCGGCAGCTACGGGGTCCTCGACACCACCAGCCCCGAGTGGGTCGGGCTCCCGATGCTGCTCCTCGGGGTGCTCCTGGGTGCCCTCGGGCTCGCCAGCGGGTCGGGCGCCGTCACGCGCACGACCTATCGCCCCTCCCCCTGGCGGTCCCCCGAGACCGTCACCGCCGTGTGCGGGGTATTCGCCGCCGCGGCGGCCTTCGCCAGCGCGCACTGGGAGCCCAGCGCGCTCACCATGCCCCTGACCCCCCTCGGCCCGCCGCCGCTGCCGTGGCTGCTCACCCTGGGCCTGCTCGTCGCGACCCTGCCGGCCCTCCTCACCCCGGCGCCGCCGGTCGCCCGCGAGCGCGACTGCGTCCAACGCCCCACCGCCACGACCGAAGGGAGCCACCCGTGA
- a CDS encoding peptidase — MSATGTAGDVSAAATDYVVANAGSYTGAGEEIYSAATGKLLTFASARGLDPRSVGGIDLVAQQRSLEADTGQFVDQSQWGDYSNTLGQSFGIIGLERAGTDPTPASVDFLLAQQCDDGGFSLEFKDECVSDPDATSTAVQALDLVGGHDAQVQSAADYLESRQDGSGGVGGGATTEGVNANSTGLAATALRIAGRDDARAQALAYLDTLTFGCATPALAGAVAYNQADFDAAVAKGATAAPDGTITRSTAQALLGRTDQSYATITSAGQSAATPTTDCAATTPGGDTSGDSGGDTGTGDDDGTGTGSDTGTGAGDGDDASTDQPAARPEIPAVVQTDGVASTTPVWALGAGTGLLAFGLTLVARRRVAVRVR, encoded by the coding sequence ATGTCGGCCACCGGCACCGCGGGTGACGTCTCCGCCGCGGCCACCGACTACGTCGTCGCCAACGCCGGCTCCTACACCGGCGCCGGTGAGGAGATCTACTCCGCCGCCACCGGCAAGCTGCTGACCTTCGCCAGCGCCCGGGGCCTGGACCCCCGCTCCGTCGGTGGGATCGACCTCGTCGCGCAGCAGCGCTCGCTCGAGGCCGACACCGGCCAGTTCGTCGACCAGTCCCAGTGGGGCGACTACTCCAACACCCTGGGCCAGTCCTTCGGGATCATCGGCCTCGAGCGCGCCGGCACCGACCCCACGCCCGCATCGGTCGACTTCCTCCTCGCCCAGCAGTGCGACGACGGCGGCTTCAGCCTGGAGTTCAAGGACGAGTGCGTCTCGGACCCCGACGCCACCTCGACGGCAGTGCAGGCGCTCGACCTCGTCGGCGGCCACGACGCGCAGGTCCAGTCCGCAGCCGACTACCTCGAGAGCCGTCAGGACGGCAGCGGCGGTGTCGGCGGTGGCGCTACCACCGAGGGCGTCAACGCCAACAGCACCGGGCTGGCGGCGACCGCGCTGCGCATCGCCGGCCGCGACGACGCCAGGGCGCAGGCCCTCGCGTACCTCGACACCCTGACCTTCGGCTGCGCCACCCCCGCGCTCGCCGGGGCCGTCGCCTACAACCAGGCCGACTTCGACGCAGCAGTGGCGAAGGGAGCCACGGCGGCACCCGACGGCACCATCACCCGCTCGACGGCCCAGGCCCTGCTGGGGCGGACCGACCAGTCCTACGCCACCATCACCTCTGCGGGCCAGAGCGCGGCCACGCCCACCACCGACTGCGCCGCGACCACCCCGGGTGGCGACACCAGCGGCGACAGCGGCGGCGACACCGGCACCGGCGACGACGACGGCACGGGCACCGGCTCCGACACCGGCACCGGCGCGGGTGACGGCGACGACGCGTCCACCGACCAGCCGGCCGCCCGGCCGGAGATCCCCGCGGTCGTCCAGACCGACGGGGTCGCCTCCACCACCCCTGTCTGGGCCCTCGGCGCCGGCACCGGTCTCCTCGCCTTCGGCCTGACCCTCGTGGCCCGTCGTCGGGTCGCCGTACGGGTGCGCTGA